In Peromyscus leucopus breed LL Stock chromosome 9, UCI_PerLeu_2.1, whole genome shotgun sequence, the sequence CTCACGCGTCTACGTAGGTGACATTTTATAAGATATTGGGGACGGTGCCTTGGGGACAGGTAACTCCTTGAGTTGCCTCAGTGTTTTACAGGCATGCATAAAGAAATCATGGAGCCTGTTCTAGCATGTTCGTCTCTTTTAGTAGGGCCTAAAGCtcagtaaaatataattttaaagaaaagggaaGCTCTGAAAATTCCAAGATAAATTACATGACATGGCTCCGGGTCTCCCACAGTTAGGCTTAGTGTGCACTGTTTCCGGGAAGTCACACAATGGAGCTCACACGTCACTGTGGTCTAAGCCGTGTTTATATTGACGACACTTGCCTTGGGGGTTGGGTTCCTTGAAGCTTAGAGCGCCTGTCTCTTCACTGTTAGAAGGCTCACACTTACATTCTGAATGCTCTTTATGTGGCCTTCATATTTATCTCTATTCTTTGCGTTCAGGTTTTTTTTGGCATAGTAACTTTCTGTTTAACTTACTCTAGCTCACTATGTCTTCTGGCAGAGTAAAGCAGCAGCTATGATGAATTCATACTTGTGGTTCAGACACTGTCCAAAGGGCAGAGGAATTGTATTTTACCccaaattatgtatttatttattttataaacagggtctcactatgaaacccagactggccttgaacttgagatccctccatctctgcctccttagaGCTGGTGTTATAGACATGCCTGCTCTTTATGCTTATTTTGTGGATATTTACATTTTCAAGACTGTGTCTTCAAAATTCCATATTTGTCCTCTGCCTCAtaggtttttctctctctttctttctttctttctttctttctttctttctttctttctttctttctttctttctttctttctttctttctttctttcttcttctccttctccttctcctccccctccccctcctccttcttttttttttgagacagggtttctctgtgtagctcaggctgtcctggaactcattctttagaccaagctggccttgatctcagagatccaccagcctctgcctcctgagtgctgggattaaaggcgtgcaccaccaccaccaccaccaccaccaccaccaccaccgccgccgccgcccagcacATAGTTGTTTTTAGGTCTTACTCTCCTCTTCtgcatttaaaaacatctttgaaaCAGCTGTTTGAATAAGCTTCGTTCATGTTGCTGTGCCCAGGCATTGAACGTAATTAAAAAACCCTCAGCACTGCAGTTTTTCCCCAGCACATCTCTCTGCGTTCTCTTACAGCTTTGTCCGTCCGTTTTAGAGTCGGAATGTGACTTACTGTGTCTGTTTAAAGAGCTTGATCCAGAGCATGACTTTGCCTACATTTGGAGCCATGCTTgtggcagaggagctgggttaAGTCACTGTTTCAGCTTTAGGCTTTCCTCGTTTGTGTCTATGTCatgacttaattaaaaaaatcagaattatttcatgttttcatctTGTATCTATTTTTGTAACACTGTGTGGGTTAGTTATAACTCTGTTTTAAAGTTCCACACATGCAGTCAGCTTTATATCTTCAAGGCTTCAGAGGCAGAGTGATGCTCCATGCCCTTAGGTACCGATGAACAGCAGCGTGGGCAGAGATAACATTTTGGCAAGGAAGAACCCCTGGAAACGAAGCTTGGGACATGTTGAGCTTGGGTATCCTTAAAAATCGAGTCAGGATGTATTGATGATCTTTTTATCCCGTCGTAGGAGAAGGTCGACAGGAAAGCTTCCAGCAATCCCGACCTGCATCTGAACAGGGCGACGGTAAGGCCCGTGGGTGGCGGTCATCTGAAGGTAGACTAAAAGGTAGGACATacaggggccggagagatggcttagagggtgACCACACTTGCTGCTCcggcagaggacccgggttcggttcccagcacatgtgtgcctataacttcagttctaggggaccagAGTATACCGcgtacatgtggtgcacatacatacaggcaaaacacttaccaaataaaaatgtcttaaaaaaaaagacagagacagctgagccTTAGCTCCTGAGGGTGGCTGAGTTATACAGGACAAAGTTGGACACAGACCATGAGAGGAAAGCCTGATTCTTAATAGGGAGAGCTAGCTCAGTTCGGCCTCAGCCTGGGAGAGTCACTCTCCCTCCTGAGACTTCCTGAGGAAAGGGAGGGACTGAGGCAGTGGAGAGGTCATAGAGAATGGGGAGACAGATGGCTTAGGAGGCCTCTGGTTTTAAGGATGAATGGCGTAGCAGTTACCCAGCATGCTTCACTGCTTCAGAGTCTTGGAAATGAGTTTGTCTTTGCAGGTGTTCGCTTTGGCCCAGAGGAAAGGTGCTCAGTGTAGGACGGGGACATGGCTGAAGGACAGACAGTTTTCTCTAGATCCGTAGTCCACGGTAGCATTTCCTCTGCGTAGGTTGTCCGTCTGTGCTGATCATCCGGCTTACTTTTCTGCAGTTACATAAATACGAAGAGAGTTATGGCGAGGCCCTAGAGGGTTTCTCTCAGGCGGCAGCGCTGGACCCCGCGTGGCCAGAGCCCCGGCAGCGAGAGCAACAACTCCTGGAATTCCTCACCAGGCTATCCAGCCTCCTGGAGAGCAAGGTAAAGATGGGTAAGGACCACAGAGCGGTCGGTCAAATCCAAAAGGAATagggctaggtggtggtggccagGCGGGCAGGTTGAGAGAAAGAATCGACTCCGTCAGTGTACCGGTTTCCAGCTCATCTATTTTCCTTCTTCTGCAGGGGaagacaaaacccaaaaaacttcagagcatgctgggaagctTGCGTCCAGCCCACCTGGGCCCTTGTGGTGACGGGCGCTACCAGTCAGCCTCTGGCCAGAAGGTGACCTTGGAGCTCAAGCCACTGAGCACGCTGCAGCCTGGTGTGAACAATGGTGCTGTGGTCCTGGGAAAGGTGGTGTTCAGCCTAACCACAGAGGAGAAAGTCCCCTTGTGAGTTTCACCTCCTCCTCCCGGTGAACTAACCGCTCTTACTTCCTGGCCTCTTCTGGCCAGTAAATTTACAAATGACCGACTTTTACTACCTTATGGGACCTGCTCCATGTGCAAGCCTTGTCTAGGAGATACCTAACAACctctttaattaattattattattattattattattattattattattttacagttaTACAGTTGTTatattaattttgtgtatgtgtgtggcaggCACGTGTGCCACAGTCTTCATGTGGCTGCCCGAGAACAACGTGTGCGAGTTTTTCCAGCGTCCACACGGGGGTCCCAGGATCAAACTTAGGCTGCTAGGCTTGAGCACTTGAACCCGATGGGCCGTCTTGCTGGCCTCCAACCGTCTGGCGATGGAGGCGTTTGTGGGTTCTGCTGTTGCCTGTTGTTTTCCCCCGACTTCGGTGCTTTGTGAATTTCTAAATTGGTATCTGAAACTGACAggtcatttttaaacaaattcatatgagtgtttgtctgtatgcatgcatgtatgatgtgtgtgacGTTCAGAAGGTGTCAGcttccctggaaccggagttatggGTGGTTACACGCCACCGTGtagatcctgggaactgaacccgggtcctcggcGGGATCAACAAACGCTCTTAATTgacgagtcatctctccagcccccttgataGGCTGTTTTTAAAGTCAGACAGAGAAActttaaaattcttcattttctttgagtgTTCAGGATCACAGAGTTGAAGAAAGACAAATTTAGATTCTGTTTCTAGATAGTTCTGGAAGGTGAGCTTCGGGTTAGGGTAGAGGCCTGGTTGGGATCTTACCTGGGTCTTGCTTTCACTTTCAGGGTTTtattgtcttcttttcctttcttctctctctctctctctctctctctctctctctctctctctctctctctctctctctctctgttttaatatacaaataacttGCTTTCTGACTTATTGTTACTTAGTTTGCTTctgtgtggaaaaacaaaaccagccctgTACTCTCACATCTGTAGTTCAGGAATTGTCTTTTCAGGCAGGAACTTGTTGAGCAGAGGGATTGTATTTTAGTATTCATTAATTTGGGTTTTGGCATAAGTGttcagggagggaggaaaaaatgtAAGGGACACACGCAGAGCATGCTTACAGTCCAGGAAAGGAGGGAGTTAGACTATTTActgagaaagaatttaaagacaTTTATACCTCATTTCATGTGCGGATggtggtgtgcacatgccatgtagcatgtgtggaagtcaaagaTGAATCTGGGGAGTTGGTTTCTCCCTTCCACTATGTGCGTCCTGGGgatgaactcagattgtcagcctCAGTGGCTGGCGCCTTACCCACAAAACCATCTtccgagaaaaaaaaaatcttgaaaactcACTTGTTTTCAAGTACTATGAGTACTTGATGAGTACTGTGCCTGCTTGGTCCTTCACACACTTCTTGTTCTCTGGTTGAGTTCTTTTCTACTGCAGTAGTTTGTTTATTTGGGCTAGCCTCAGCCCTGCAATGATACCTTCCTATCTCCCACACCCACCTTTGTCTTCCAGACGCTGGGCCACAGGCTTGTGATCTGTGTGCAGTGGACCGCCACTGTCTCCACTCTTCTGCTGTATGGCTGTATAATATCCCCACttaccttccttcttcctctggaggctgtggctctcctagaactcactatgtagagcaggctagccttgacctcacagagatccacctggctctgcctctcatgCTGATGTGCACCAGCATGCTgggcctcttttcttttttaaattatgtgtgtacatgtgatcatgcatgcacatgtgctgtgtcatgcatgtaaaggtcagatgacaacttttTGGAGTTGCTACTTAcgtgacagattttttttttccttgcaagaTACAACATACATGTCTACTTACACCAGAAAGAGAGGCCAGGACAGACAAAAATAACGATTGCACCAATGTCCgatttggtgaaccagtgaggttttttgttttgttttttaattgcagTTACaaacaggagtatgggtgaggtgTTACTCACAAGGAGCAGGCATGACCCAAAGCACCTGCGTCACCAGGAAGTCCACtccagcatgggtgatgactcCTGAAAACTGGTGCTGTCTATGGAGCAGTATGCATTCAGCACATCTCTCTCCTCCTGAAGTTTGCGGGGTCCACCCCAGCAACTGTTTACTCCCTTTTACCTTATTGGCCCTCGAAAATCTGCCACTTTTTATGTTCTCCTGCACACGTGACGTGTTGAGGCTGGTgagccttcccttccttcctggagTCCATGTTTCAATTAGGAGGGAATTGCTGCAGTTGGGAGACACACGCCAGTTCTCTGTGCTGCACGTgttctgagtttgatcccaggcaGTAACCACCTTTACCTGCAGAGCCGTcttgctggctgtgtgtgtgtgtgtgtgtgtgtgtgtgtgtgtgtgtgtgtgtgtgcgcgcgcgcgtgtgcgtgcgtgtgtgcgcacatgtgcttAGTGCTCTcggatcagaagagggcatcagatctgcaGTTAGAGTTACTGAAGGTTGTGAGCtggtgtgtgggtgctggactgaacctaggtcttctccaagagcaacaagtgatcttaattgttgagcatctctccagctccccacattcccctcctttcccctccccttcctttttttttttttttttttttgagaaaggcttTTACTGTGTgttcttggctggcctggaactgacagggatcttcctatctctgcctcctgagtgctgggatcaaaggtgcatgccaccacccctggcattttgagacaggctctcttatAGAATCTGGAGCTTACATTCAGAACAAGACTAGCAGGCCAGCAAGGCCCTGCGACAGTCCTCTCTTGCACGTCCCAGTGGTGGGATCACAGCTTTTTTATGTAAATGGTaaggatctaactcaggtcttcatgcttgcgtGGTAAGCTCTGTCAGCTGAGCTCTTCCCAGTTTCCCTGCCTTGGTTTGcacatgtctttctgtgtgtgtgggtgtaaggtgtgtgtgtgtgtgtgtgtgtgtgtgtgtgtgtgtacgtacgtacgtacgtgtgtAGGGTGCCGAGGCTGATGTTAAAAGTCTTCCTCAGGTGCTCTCCCCCTTGTTCATTGAGTCAGGGCTTCTtagttgaacccagagctggcTGTTGTAGCTAATCTAGCTGGTCAGCTTGTTCCTGGGACCCCTTGTCTCCAGCTTCCTGGGTTGGAATTACCGGTGGGCAGTGTAGCCCTGACATTTGTGTGACTAAGAGGCTCTGAATCCTAGGGCTCATGTTGGTGCAGCAAGGGCTTGAATcactgaacccccccccccccccagcactacCCAGTTTTTTTGGACAGAGTAACTGGCCTTCATGcaggatccccctgcctcccctcacCAATGCTGGGATCACTTGTGCTACCACATTGGGGTTGGGGGTTGGcgttcctggttttttttttttttttggtttttcgagacagggtttctctgtgtagctttgcacctttcctggaactcgctttgtagcccaggctgacctcaaactcacagagatccgcctgcctctgcctcccgagtgctgggattaaaggcgtgcgccaccaccgcccagcggcaTTCCTGTTTTAACTAGCTGGTTTTCCCCATTTTTTCCctgttttttccttattttccctTTTGCGTTTTGGAATGGGGTTTTACTACATAGTCCAGGTTGATTGTAAATTCTACGTAtttcaagatggccttgaacttgggatcttctTAGCCGAGCTTTCTGTGTGCCAGAATTGTAGTTATGTCCCAGCAATCAAACATCCTCCCACCAAGCTACTCCCCAACCCAAGTGGTTGTGTTTTTATCTGATTCCTGCCAGATTATGGGTCATTGCCAGCTGGATTAGTATCTTACTGCTAACAATGCTTGATATGTAGTAGTTAATCAAAGTTTGTGGAATCAACCTAAATTGATAGTGATTGTAGAGGGTTTGGTTCAGTGTATGTTAGTTAAATCGTTAGGCCAGGAGTAATGATCTAGTTGCAATATTTTGGGTTAGTTTGTTATTAACATTTATTGAATGACCtcagtgtgtatgtacatgtccTAAGTTCTCAGTGGAGTGACATTATGGAGCCTTGTTAATGTTTCCTAAAGGTATAAAACCCAAGGTAAACGAGGATTCAAATGTATATAGTGGATAATAATACTTGTAGACTTCTAAGTAAGTGACCAAGAAAGCATTCTTTATTTTGCTctattttaaaacactgtttctATTCTTTCCTGCCCACAAACCTTTgatgttttcctctctccctctctaaccCACACGGACCTGGAAGCACCTTTGGCTTGGTGGATTCAGATGGTCCGTGCTATGCAGTGATGGTGTATAATGTGGTCCAGAGCTGGGGAGTGCTCATTGGGGACTCCGTGGCCATTCCTGAGCCCAACCTTCGGCATCACCAAATTCAGCACAAGGGAAAGGTGAGTAATGTCCAGCGGTCTGTGACTCACCGTCTCTGTAAATAGCACCAACCTTCTCTTTTCAAAACATAGAAGTAAAAgtaatgcatgtgtatgtgatatgtgtgtgcttctgtgtgtatgtactgtatatgtgtgtgatacgTGTTcgcttttgtgtgtgtatactgcatatgtgtgtgatatgtgtatgcttctgtgtgtatgtactgtatatgtgtgtgatacgtgtttgtttttgtgtgtatgtactgtatatctgtatatgtatgtgacgtgtatgcttttgtgtgtatgtactgtatatgtgtgtggtatgtgtttgcttttgtgtgcatgtacttgTCTTACAGACAGTAGAAATAGGGTTTTattaaaacaccaggaccaaaggcAGCTTGAGGAGGAcggggtttgttttgtcttgtacTTTTGCATCCCAGTCCTCCAGCAACTGGGCAGGAACTGGTGCAGAGACTGGAAGAACTCTGCTGACTGGGCTGCTCTTCGGAGcattcttacagcacccaggaccaggTGGCACCGCCCACGGGATAGGCCCGCCctatcatttattattaattattaataataattattattaatcaattattaatcaaggaAGTGCACTACAGACTGGCGCACCGGCCATCTCATGGGAGCGTTTTCTcgattgaggttccctcttccctgatgacttcagcttgtgtcaagatgacataaaaactagctagcatatactgtatacacatgtgtaataTGTGcgcttttgtgtgtgtttattatacacgtgtgtgtgtttgtgtatatataatatatgtgtctgATGAGAAAATTGGTgcatattatatacacatgtgtgatatgtatgtttttgtgtgtattaatatacaaatgagtaatatgtatatgtttttgtgcGTATGCAtcatatttgtgtgtgcttttgtatgtatgtattgtatacacatgtgtggtgtatgtttgtgtttatgtatttatatatatttatttatatatgtgtgatatgtatgtacatttgtgtgtatgcactaTATCCACATGTGTAATATGCATGCTTTGGTgtatatgcattatatacatatgtgtgctatatatacttttgtttgtatgtattgtttacacatgtgtgatatgtgtatatttttctgtatatatatatatataatacgtgtgtgattttgtgtgtatatattatttatacatgTGTGCTTTCATGTGTATTTACAGAcatgtatgtttgcatatgtaatatatatttgtatttacacatataaacatgtaaatttatatataaacatgtaaacTTAATGTAAATGTATATAGTTGTATTACACACAGATAGATCTATATTTTATTGTAAAGGAAAACTACTAGTAAGCAAAAATAAAGAATGGGCTGAAATATCTCCTTGATATTCTAGTGATAACTAGTGAACACATCTTAgtctattagttttttttttatttttgtttttttgagacagggtttctctacatagccctggctgtcctggaactcactgtgttgaccaagctgaactcacaagagatcctccagcctctgcctcccaagagctgagatcaaaggtgtgcaccatcacgccTGGCTAGTCTTTTATACGTTAATGAGAAACAGGCTGTGTAAAGGAATTTTAGACATTTTTCTAATAACAGAAAAGGTACCAGCTCATCCTCCTAGTTCAGAGGTGGCTGAACTGTGAACAGGCTGCTGGAAGAGCCTCACCCGGGAAGTGCTTGACCAGCTATGTGACGTGGGCCCTTTAGGCCCCAGTAAAACAagatgttgtatgtatgtatgtgtgaacatCTCTAATGGTTTTTATGCATTTGATTGTGTTCTTTGGACTCGAGACATAGTAGTGATGATGAGAGTTGACATTTACTGAACACTTAGACACTGCTAAGAGTCTTACCGCCTGGATCGCCTGATTTCATTCTAATACATGAGGCCgggctggagccatggctcagttaagagctcttgccgCTCTTGTAGAGGTCTTgggttgattctcagcacccacagggtggctcgcaaccatctgtaactcttggTCCAGGGGATCCGACCCCCTCTTCTGACCGCCATGGGcactggcacacatgtgcacatacatacataagagTAGAatcgcacgcctttcatcccagcactggggtggcagaggcaggcggatctctgtgagttcgaggccaagcctggtctacagagtgagttccaggaaaggcacaaagctacacagagaaaccctgtctcgaaaaaccaaccaaccaaccaaacaaaaaaaccaaaacatgagTGAAGATGCTTAGCCATATTCTTACCATTTAGGTTGGGGCAGCAGCCTATGTATGGTACACTGACCAAATCTGGTTCTCAATCTGTTGTATAGCCTACAAGATGAggattatttctatttaaaacttaaaaagaaatttattttgtgtgtgtgtgtgtgtgtgtgtgtgtgtgtgtgtgtgtgtccgtccctgTGCGTGTACACGGATGTGCATGCTGtggtatgtgtggaggtcagaggtcagctctaGGAGTTGGCTCCTTCCTTCTAACGTgtgcttctggggattgaacgaGGTCAcctggcttgcacagcaagtgctttaaccattgagccatcttgccaaccttTTAATTTGTACATGTTTTATACATATGTTATTGTGTTTTAATgtggatggatgttttgtctgcctgtatgtatgtacaccatgtatgtgcctggtacccttggaggccagaaaagggcatcggatcctctgaaactggagttacaggcagttgtgagctgcctgatgttggtgctgggaaccaaatttggttcctctggaagactagtgcatgcttttaactgctgaaccatccccAGCCCCTATAATTTCCTTCTTAACACTGAAACAAAATTCTTGACAAATTACTTGAAAGATAGAGCACCCATAATGTTTTCTAAATGCATTTTCTTATAAGTTTATTGATTATGTTTCTCATATGAATTGCTTTTAATTCCCCCATACTTGCTGATATTCTTGTTGGGactttgttaaaaaaacaaacaaacaaaaactcgtAAGAATTTTGCTGTGACTTAGAAGAGCCTGCGTCACATTGCCAATCAAGCATTTCTTGGGTGAGGTTCCTCCAGTAGCCCACACAGCTCAACATCCTTCTGAGCTGGGAAGATGAGTTGGTCCTTTTCCCGCTGTTGGGACAATGCTAAAATTCCTTTACATAGTCTGTTTCTCATGAACATAAAACAGAAGTAATCTATATTTGTACTTGGCAGTTTTAATTTGGGGCTTTACACAGAGACTAGCAAGTTCCCGTGCTTCTGGCTGGCTGCTATCTGTTTCTAGAAACTGGAGAAGTGCAGATTCTCCGAGAGCCGGCGGCTCCCTTTTCTCAGGCAGGGCAAGCAATGTACTTTTCTGGAATGGGGGACTGTCATATTCTTACAGCTGTATTGCTGGTGTCGTATCCGTCTCAGGAGCTGTCTCCTTTGTTCACCTTGATTCAGTGTAAGATAGAGGTGAGGGGGTGAGCATGCAGGGGTAAGGGTAGGTGGAATAAGTTACTTGACCTTGATCTGTAATGAGGTGGCCTGTCTTTTCTAGGACTATGCCTTCTCCAGTGTGCGCGTGGAGACGCCTCTCCTGCTGGTGGTGAATGGAAAGCCACAGAACTCCAACAGCCAAGCCACAGCCACCGTGGCTTCCAGGCCACAGTGTGAATGACCTGGCGGAGGAGTGGAGGTCCAGAGAGAAGCTCACCGGGGTGCTGCGAATGGAGATTTCTCTTTCTCCGCCCTGTAACATAGTTGGGGGCTCTTTCCCCTGTGGCATCCCAGCCACCTGCAGAGCCGTCACTACCCTGGTTTATTCCTCCGGCCTCCTCAAATGTGCTGACTGAGAGGGAGGACAGAGCACTCCTCGAACTGTTGGGACCCTGTTATGGGAGACTCTTTTCCCCAGGTCTGGAGATGTTTTGTCAGTCCCAAGATCCCTGTTGTTGCCTCTTTCCTGAGtctaatatgtatgtatatatctgtttACTATTTATTGCTGAGGGGCTGAACTTTTCTATCATTTttgagcatctttttttttttttttttttttttttttttttttttaatttttagatttaaattcTGATgggtgtggtgggacacctttaatcccaacacttaggaggcagaggaaggtaggtctctatgagttcgaggctagcctgatcctatatagtgagttctaggctagccagggctacattagtgagaccctgtttcaaaagaaaaaaaaagaaaaagaaaaagttcttcctcttccttagtgctggaacaaaattaaatttgtttggAAAAAATTTACTCTATAGTTTTGTCTCCTTATTCTCTCCTGTTATAAGGGTTCTTGGATTTAAGATCTCTAAAGTCTGTTGGAATGACACTGCTCTCTTTGAGTATTATACAAAATAGTTTATCTGGAATTGCAGGCCGTTGAGAGccactggtgctgggaactgaactcggatcTTCTGCCGGAGCAGTTTGTATCCTTAACTGCTGAATCAACTATCCAGGCCTAAActtgttatttcttattttttgtgtgtgacataCGTGCAGCTGTTCACGCAGCTCTGCATCCCTGTACGCATgagtgaggaggccagagaaaggtgtgggcgccttcctctgccttgttGCCGTGAGctagtgtctctcactgaaccagaagccaGCTGTGTTGCCTGTCTGGCCATCAAGCTCttcagatctgcctgtgtctacCCTTCagtgctggagttccaggcacaTGCATCTGTGCTGGGCTTTTTACATGGGCGCTGGAGATTTGAATACAGGTCCTCACGCTTGAGAGCAAGCTTTCCCAGCCATCCTCTTGGCACtcttctgcctgcctccctccttccctccctccctccctccctccctccctccctccctccctccctctctccctccctcctcccttcttttttttttttttttttttttttgagatagttctCACCATGTAAccttagctggcctagaactcattatatagaccaggttggtcttcaactcagagatccacctgcctccacctcctgaatgctgggattaaagacgtggatCGCTATACCtggatcaccatgcctggcactacTGGGGTTTTAAAACAAGAAATTCTGTGATAATGTTTGTGTTTAAGAACAATGAcgttggctggagagatggctcagaggtttaagagcactggctgctgtttcagaggtcctgggttcaattcccagcaccctcatggcagctcaaaactgtaactctagttccagaggatcacacagacatacatgtggtcaGAACAccaacatacattaaaaaaaaaacaaaaaaaaaaaccaaaccaaaacaaagaacaacaaagttGGTAGCATAgaccacttctttttttctttaaaaataaaaatacattttactgggcagtggtggcgcacgcctttaatcccagcaccccagaggcagaggcaggtggatttttggagtgcgaggccagcttggtctacaagagaaaccctgtcttaaaaaaagaaccaaaaaaaaaaaaaaaaaagaaaagaaaaagaaagaaagaaagaaagaaaggaaggctttaacATAGGACTGTTTgactattttgtatgtatgtgtgtgtgagtgtgcatgtgtgtatgcatgtggtatgtgtgcacgtgtgtagaAGCTCCTGGAAGTTGTCAGCTACCACTCTTCACCTTATCCTTGAGCAAGCACAAATGATACTCCTGTCTCTACTCCTACAACATTGGAGTTTCCTGAGTCTGTGTGGCCATGGCTGGAtttctttgtgggtgctggggttttttatttatttacttaaatttattttttatttaaaaatttaaaaaaatttcattttacataccaatcacagattctccTCTCATCCCTTTTCCTGATCCCCTCCCAACCTCactcccttctcccccttccccctcccagtttccacccccaccccccctccgaactccccccccatcccctcctccaaaagggtaaggcctcccatggagagtcagaaAAGcttggtacatttagttgaggcaggaccatgcccctctcccctgcatcaagggtgggcaaggtgtcccaccatccataggtaatgggctccagaaagccagttcatgggtgctggggatttgaacgcAGATTGCAT encodes:
- the Ttc5 gene encoding tetratricopeptide repeat protein 5 is translated as MMADEEEEAKRVLQKLQELVDQLYSFRDSYFETHSVEDAGRKQQDVRDEMEKTLQQMEEVLGSVQGEAQALMLRGKALNVTPEYSPKAEALLSKAVKLEPELVEAWNQLGEVYWKKGDVAAAHTCFSGALTHCKNKVSLQNLSMVLRQLQTDSGDEHSRHVMDSVRQAKLAVQMDVLDGRSWYILGNAYLSLYFNTGQNPKISQQALSAYAQAEKVDRKASSNPDLHLNRATLHKYEESYGEALEGFSQAAALDPAWPEPRQREQQLLEFLTRLSSLLESKGKTKPKKLQSMLGSLRPAHLGPCGDGRYQSASGQKVTLELKPLSTLQPGVNNGAVVLGKVVFSLTTEEKVPFTFGLVDSDGPCYAVMVYNVVQSWGVLIGDSVAIPEPNLRHHQIQHKGKDYAFSSVRVETPLLLVVNGKPQNSNSQATATVASRPQCE